AGCTATACATCCTATATAAAAATAGATGAAGAGGGAGAAGTTATAGGTAAGGTAATTCCTCCAGAATGGGTTGATTATAAAAAGATGCTAAAGTCAAACTACATTGCTTGCTCTTCAGCTATGGTAAAAAGAGATATTTTATATAATCAGTATTTTCCACCGTTAAAATTAAGGCAGGATCATGCATTTTGGTTGTCTTTATTAAAAAAGGGGATAACTGCTTATGGGGTAAATAAGCCATTATTACATTATAGGGTTAGAAAAAGATCTTTATCATCTAATAAAGCTGTTGCGGCATATTATCAGTGGAAACTCTATCGTAATGTTGAGAAATTATCTATTATTAAAAGCTTATGGTATTTTTCTTTTTATGCATATTTGGGTGTAAAAAAATATATGAAATAACATATCTCTAGTTTTTGTTAATATAGTAAAACTAAAAGTTTTAAAAACATTTATAATTTTTTAGAAGCTTATTTTACAAATTTTCTTATTGTGTTAATTAGCTCTTCTATTTTTGCATCCTTTTCCTCTTCGTCAGCATTATTTATTGCATCTGAAAGGCAACTCTCCACATGGTTTTGCATAATCATCAGAGCCACTTGATTTAGAGCGCCTTTGACGGCTGAAATCTGGTTAATAATATCTATGCAGTATTTATCCTGTTCAACCATTCTTATAATTCCCTTTATTTGTCCCTCTATCCTTTTTAACCTTTCAAGAGTATTTGCATGTTTAATTTGGCAGCTTTTATCTGTCATAACAATTGCCCCTATTCTTTTACTGGTTCATATCCAGCTTCATCAATAG
The Deferribacterota bacterium genome window above contains:
- a CDS encoding glycosyltransferase family 2 protein produces the protein MKTISRLISIITPSYNSATFISQTIESVLAQSYQNWEMIIVDDCSSDNSIDIIKNYTKKNSAIKLITLNKNCGVANARNVGLENAKGDYIAFLDSDDLWDKNKLQEQINFMKHNNISLSYTSYIKIDEEGEVIGKVIPPEWVDYKKMLKSNYIACSSAMVKRDILYNQYFPPLKLRQDHAFWLSLLKKGITAYGVNKPLLHYRVRKRSLSSNKAVAAYYQWKLYRNVEKLSIIKSLWYFSFYAYLGVKKYMK
- a CDS encoding metal-sensitive transcriptional regulator, which produces MTDKSCQIKHANTLERLKRIEGQIKGIIRMVEQDKYCIDIINQISAVKGALNQVALMIMQNHVESCLSDAINNADEEEKDAKIEELINTIRKFVK